In the Streptomyces sp. BHT-5-2 genome, one interval contains:
- a CDS encoding bifunctional lytic transglycosylase/C40 family peptidase, which yields MRKFWVGSGIGVGLMLCLIGLLVVGTYGAAAGLAGAAGRAVGLAKGAVPAAYQSLVAKWGTLCPAINPALLAAQLYQESGWNAHARSPADARGIAQFIPGTWATHGIDGNGDGKKDIWDPADAIPSAASYDCELASYVKGAAGNATENMLAAYNAGAYRVIQYNGVPPYRETQDYVKTITTLARSFEAPTAPVAPSRQAAAAIYYAQGKLGTPYLWGGNGTADQGGRFDCSGLTKAAYESVGIELPRVANDQWNAGPHPKRNELLPGDLVFFAYDLNDPRSIHHVGIYVGGGYMINAPYTGAVIRFDKIDTPDYIGATRVTSDGAKALPTRNGG from the coding sequence GTGCGGAAATTCTGGGTGGGCAGCGGGATCGGGGTGGGGCTGATGCTCTGCCTGATCGGGCTGCTCGTGGTCGGTACGTACGGGGCGGCGGCCGGACTGGCGGGGGCCGCCGGCCGGGCGGTGGGGCTGGCCAAGGGTGCGGTGCCGGCCGCGTACCAGTCGCTGGTGGCGAAGTGGGGGACGCTCTGCCCGGCCATCAACCCGGCGCTGCTGGCGGCCCAGCTCTATCAGGAGAGCGGGTGGAACGCGCACGCCCGGAGCCCCGCGGACGCCCGCGGGATAGCGCAGTTCATCCCCGGGACGTGGGCCACCCACGGCATCGACGGCAACGGCGACGGCAAGAAGGACATCTGGGACCCGGCGGACGCCATCCCGTCGGCCGCGTCGTACGACTGCGAGCTGGCGAGCTATGTGAAGGGCGCGGCGGGCAACGCCACCGAGAACATGCTCGCGGCCTACAACGCCGGTGCCTACCGCGTCATCCAGTACAACGGCGTGCCGCCGTACCGCGAGACGCAGGACTACGTGAAGACCATCACGACGCTGGCCAGGAGCTTCGAGGCGCCGACCGCCCCGGTGGCGCCCTCCCGACAGGCCGCGGCGGCCATCTACTACGCGCAGGGCAAGCTCGGCACGCCGTATCTGTGGGGCGGCAACGGCACCGCGGACCAGGGCGGTCGGTTCGACTGCTCCGGGCTGACCAAGGCCGCGTACGAATCGGTGGGCATCGAACTGCCGCGGGTGGCCAACGACCAGTGGAACGCCGGCCCGCACCCCAAGCGGAACGAGCTGCTCCCGGGCGACCTGGTGTTCTTCGCCTACGACCTGAACGACCCGCGCTCCATCCACCACGTGGGCATCTACGTCGGCGGCGGATACATGATCAACGCGCCCTACACCGGCGCGGTCATCCGGTTCGACAAGATCGACACACCGGACTACATCGGCGCCACCCGCGTCACGTCCGATGGCGCGAAAGCGCTCCCGACCCGGAACGGCGGGTGA
- a CDS encoding phosphatase PAP2 family protein: MAGLAFEGPNPDVDVLDGINGLAKDAPHWVNGAMEFIGEYGIIAALGVLCLLAWWSARRRPDGAAAIAGLVWAPLAAGLALLANIPIRGFVERPRPFKDHAGLTVLIPGKSDFSFVSDHATLTMAVGVGLFVAHRRFGLVGIGLALLEGFCRVYLGVHYPTDVIGGFALGTAVALLLAPLAQAALVPLTAAVERSPLSWLVRAGGRAAEPAADGDEDEDEGEGGAGPVVAAEPTPRHRERDEDLAA, translated from the coding sequence ATGGCTGGACTCGCATTCGAGGGGCCGAACCCCGACGTCGACGTGCTCGACGGCATCAACGGCCTCGCGAAGGACGCCCCGCACTGGGTGAACGGCGCGATGGAGTTCATCGGTGAGTACGGCATCATCGCCGCCCTCGGAGTGCTGTGTCTGCTCGCCTGGTGGAGCGCCCGCCGCCGGCCGGACGGCGCGGCCGCGATCGCCGGGCTGGTCTGGGCGCCGCTGGCCGCCGGGCTGGCGCTGCTGGCCAACATCCCGATCCGCGGATTCGTCGAGCGGCCACGGCCGTTCAAGGACCACGCCGGGCTCACGGTGCTGATCCCCGGCAAGAGCGACTTCTCGTTCGTCAGCGACCACGCCACGCTCACCATGGCCGTCGGCGTCGGGCTGTTCGTCGCGCACCGCCGCTTCGGACTGGTCGGGATCGGGCTGGCGCTGCTCGAAGGCTTCTGCCGGGTCTACCTGGGCGTGCACTACCCGACGGACGTGATCGGCGGGTTCGCGCTCGGCACGGCCGTCGCGCTGCTGCTGGCGCCGCTCGCGCAGGCGGCGCTGGTGCCGCTGACGGCGGCGGTGGAACGGTCGCCGCTGAGCTGGCTGGTGCGGGCCGGGGGCCGGGCGGCGGAGCCGGCGGCGGACGGCGACGAGGACGAGGACGAGGGCGAGGGCGGAGCCGGCCCGGTGGTCGCCGCCGAGCCGACGCCGCGCCACCGCGAGCGGGACGAGGACCTGGCCGCCTGA
- a CDS encoding FAD-binding oxidoreductase: MKRRTLLTAGGGLAATSLAWATGCDGPGGGRAAAAGTAGNAMTSAAAAKSPTTQAAWNALGKSLDGDLIRATDASYASARRLYNTRFDTLKPSALAYVKHPGDIAECLAFARRYNAPVAIRSGGHSYAGYSSGDGKLVIDVSALNKVGAPSGGITRIGAGAKLIDVYEGLGPHGVTVPGGSCPTVGISGLTLGGGHGVVSRAYGLTCDSLVGATVVTADGKTVDCDKDHHPDLFWALRGAGNGNFGVVTELRFRTHPAPRAVMAYLTWPWSKAAAVLGSWQKWGPDQADEIWSAAHFDARPGGTPGVSVAAFSLGSHDDLKNALDRLADQPGGPGPATHVSLKPIGYLDAMESYAGCSSKSTAQCHMPGTLPGHTGAGTLGRETYAARSHFFDRSLSAAGIQTLLAQIETGGRKGVTGNVALTALGGAVNRVGTGDTAFVHRRSRFLAQYLASWPAGGSGATRTAWLNGFHTAMQRHSSGAAYQNYTDPGLSDWKSAYYGAAGARLDKVKQSYDPQRLFSTFAQAL; encoded by the coding sequence GTGAAGCGGCGCACACTCCTGACGGCCGGCGGCGGACTCGCGGCCACCTCCCTCGCCTGGGCGACCGGCTGCGACGGCCCGGGCGGCGGGCGCGCCGCGGCCGCCGGCACCGCCGGGAACGCCATGACCAGCGCGGCCGCCGCCAAGAGCCCCACCACACAGGCCGCCTGGAACGCGCTCGGCAAGAGCCTGGACGGCGATCTGATACGCGCGACCGACGCCTCCTACGCCTCCGCCCGGCGCCTCTACAACACCCGTTTCGACACCCTCAAGCCGTCCGCCCTGGCCTACGTCAAGCACCCCGGCGACATAGCCGAGTGCCTGGCCTTCGCCCGCCGCTACAACGCCCCGGTCGCCATCCGCAGCGGCGGCCACTCCTACGCGGGCTACTCCAGCGGCGACGGCAAGCTCGTCATCGACGTCTCGGCGCTGAACAAGGTCGGCGCGCCCTCCGGCGGCATCACCCGGATCGGCGCCGGCGCCAAGCTCATCGACGTCTACGAGGGCCTGGGCCCGCACGGCGTCACGGTGCCGGGCGGCTCCTGCCCCACCGTCGGCATATCCGGCCTGACCCTGGGCGGCGGCCACGGCGTGGTCTCCCGGGCGTACGGGCTGACCTGCGACAGCCTGGTCGGCGCCACCGTCGTCACGGCCGACGGCAAGACCGTCGACTGCGACAAGGACCACCACCCCGACCTCTTCTGGGCGTTGCGCGGCGCCGGCAACGGCAACTTCGGCGTGGTCACCGAACTCCGCTTCCGCACCCACCCGGCGCCCCGCGCGGTGATGGCGTACCTGACCTGGCCGTGGTCGAAGGCCGCGGCGGTGCTGGGCTCCTGGCAGAAGTGGGGCCCGGACCAGGCCGACGAGATATGGTCCGCGGCCCACTTCGACGCCCGCCCCGGCGGCACCCCGGGGGTCTCCGTCGCCGCGTTCTCGCTCGGCTCGCACGACGACCTCAAGAACGCACTGGACCGGCTCGCCGACCAGCCCGGCGGCCCCGGCCCGGCCACCCACGTCAGCCTCAAACCGATCGGCTACCTGGACGCGATGGAGTCGTACGCCGGCTGCTCGTCCAAGTCCACCGCGCAGTGCCACATGCCGGGCACGCTGCCCGGCCACACCGGTGCCGGCACGCTGGGCCGGGAGACCTACGCCGCCCGCTCGCACTTCTTCGACCGCTCGCTGTCCGCGGCCGGCATCCAGACCCTGCTGGCGCAGATCGAGACCGGCGGCCGCAAGGGCGTCACCGGCAACGTCGCACTGACCGCGCTGGGCGGCGCCGTCAACCGCGTGGGCACCGGCGACACCGCCTTCGTCCACCGCCGTTCCCGCTTCCTCGCGCAGTACCTGGCGTCCTGGCCGGCCGGGGGCTCCGGCGCGACCCGCACCGCCTGGCTGAACGGCTTCCACACCGCGATGCAGCGCCACTCCTCGGGCGCGGCGTACCAGAACTACACCGACCCCGGCCTGTCCGACTGGAAGTCCGCCTACTACGGGGCGGCCGGCGCCCGCCTCGACAAGGTCAAGCAGAGCTACGACCCGCAGCGGCTGTTCAGCACCTTCGCCCAGGCCCTCTGA
- a CDS encoding metal-sensitive transcriptional regulator: MTTTEAGTGGGTAAAPACHGPQPESTPLTGPESVTDTAVQTPAPGGHGYAKQKDAHIKRLRRIEGQIRGLQRMLEEDVYCIDILTQVSASTKGLQSFGLQLLEEHLRHCVADAAAQGPDAIDAKVQEATKAIERMLRS; encoded by the coding sequence ATGACGACCACGGAAGCGGGCACCGGCGGCGGCACCGCAGCCGCACCGGCCTGCCACGGCCCCCAGCCGGAATCCACCCCCCTCACCGGGCCGGAATCTGTGACCGATACCGCTGTGCAGACTCCGGCCCCGGGCGGCCACGGCTACGCCAAGCAAAAGGACGCGCACATCAAGCGACTGCGCCGCATCGAGGGCCAGATCCGCGGACTGCAGCGCATGCTCGAAGAAGACGTCTACTGCATCGACATACTCACCCAGGTCTCGGCGAGCACGAAGGGCCTTCAGTCCTTCGGTCTCCAGCTGCTGGAGGAGCATCTGCGGCACTGCGTCGCCGACGCGGCCGCCCAGGGGCCGGACGCCATCGACGCCAAGGTCCAGGAGGCGACCAAGGCCATCGAGCGGATGCTGCGGAGCTGA
- a CDS encoding DUF47 domain-containing protein: MRFRLTPRETSFYDMFAASADNIVTGSKLLMELLGADASARAEIAERMRAAEHAGDDATHAIFHQLNSSFITPFDREDIYALASSLDDIMDFMEEAVDLVVLYKIEELPKGIEQQIEVLARAAELTAEAMPNLRTMSNLTEYWIEVNRLENQADQIHRKLLAHLFNGKYDAIEVLKLKQIVDILEEAADAFEHVANTVETIAVKES, encoded by the coding sequence GTGCGCTTTCGTCTGACCCCCAGGGAGACGAGCTTCTATGACATGTTCGCGGCGTCCGCGGACAACATCGTCACAGGCTCCAAGCTCCTGATGGAACTGCTCGGGGCGGACGCCTCCGCACGGGCCGAGATCGCCGAACGGATGCGGGCGGCGGAGCACGCGGGGGACGACGCGACACACGCGATCTTCCACCAGCTCAACTCCTCGTTCATCACGCCGTTCGACCGCGAGGACATCTACGCCCTCGCCTCGTCGCTCGACGACATCATGGACTTCATGGAGGAGGCCGTCGATCTGGTCGTCCTCTACAAGATCGAGGAGCTCCCCAAGGGCATCGAGCAGCAGATCGAGGTGCTGGCGCGGGCGGCCGAACTGACCGCCGAGGCGATGCCGAACCTCCGCACGATGTCGAACCTCACCGAGTACTGGATCGAGGTCAACCGGCTGGAGAACCAGGCCGACCAGATCCACCGCAAGCTGCTGGCGCACCTCTTCAACGGCAAGTACGACGCCATCGAGGTGCTCAAGCTCAAGCAGATCGTGGACATCCTGGAGGAGGCGGCGGACGCCTTCGAGCACGTCGCCAACACCGTCGAGACCATCGCGGTCAAGGAGTCCTGA